A region of Dioscorea cayenensis subsp. rotundata cultivar TDr96_F1 chromosome 5, TDr96_F1_v2_PseudoChromosome.rev07_lg8_w22 25.fasta, whole genome shotgun sequence DNA encodes the following proteins:
- the LOC120260539 gene encoding uncharacterized protein LOC120260539 isoform X2, whose product MIMDLAPFKLDIDELLDEFTEGNLTTLTDFKRLWAARKFSYIYEARPTTNSAFFMQSLFSYCISNIVSQAPLARRLGGLYCLYCLHQTQPYKPSFKIYLSLDELRRLRKLVIDAKENGIKVVIALVKRMLVMNMFLFGSVDIAGGSVTQRVEEITKLQNKHIQIAYYCLTLRLRTFCIWTSVQKWSLKYSKKCQKNMKMQSNWLSKRLVRRLRFRT is encoded by the exons ATGATAATGGACCTGGCACCCTTTAAACTAGATATTGATGAGCTTCTTGATGAGTTCACTGAG GGAAATTTGACTACTTTGACGGATTTCAAGAGGCTGTGGGCAGCTAGAAAGTTCTCATACATCTATGAAGCTAGACCTACTACAAACTCTGCTTTCTTCATGCAATCCCTTTTCTCATATTGCATCA GTAACATTGTTTCTCAAGCCCCGCTGGCAAGGCGATTGGGTGGTCTTTATTGCCTTTATTGTCTTCATCAGACACAGCCCTACAAACCTAGCTTCAAGATTTACTTGTCCCTTG ATGAATTGAGGAGACTTAGAAAGTTGGTGATTGATGCGAAGGAAAATGGCATCAAAGTGGTTATCGCATTAGTGAAAAGAATGCTAGTTATGAACATGTTTCTATTTGGTTCTGTCGATATAGCTGGTGGTTCTGTAACTCAGAGAGTTGAGGAAATCACTAAACTGCAAAACAAGCACATTCAAATTGCAT ATTATTGTCTAACACTCAGATTGAGGACTTTCTGCATATGGACCTC GGTGCAGAAATGGAGCTTAAAGTACTCAAAAAAATGtcagaagaatatgaaaatgcaAAGCAACTGGCTATCAAAG